A segment of the Campylobacter showae CSUNSWCD genome:
ATTTCCGGTTAATAGCTCTCTGTTGCTCTCTATGTTTTTTAGTTCGTCTTGCGTTAATGGTTGGTAGCCGCTCGCGCCTTTTAGCCGGCTATTTTCCTCTATGGTCGCGTCAGTTACCATATCCACTAACTGCTTTTGAGTCTCCAGCTCTTGTAAAAACTCGATACTCTTAAAAATGAAATCTCTAAATATGCCCTCTTTGTCGTTCGTAAAAATAAATTTTGCCGTCTCTTTGGCTTTGGCCACGTCTATTTTTACAAGCTCGGTTAATCCGTATTCATTAGCTCCGGTATCTATTATCTTTTGCATATCTTTTGTCATCATTCCGCTCCTAAAGCATATTTGACTATTTGTAGGGCTTCTGCTTTCGAGTAGCCTACAATCTCGTTTAAAAAGGCGAATACATCGCCGCCGAATGTTCCGCCGAAGTCTTTTATGTAGCCGTCTTTATCTATCGACGCGCTAGGCGTTCTCTCGTCTCTAATCTTAAATTTGTAAGCTCTATCTACGCTGTAACCGCAATTTATGATTATGCTTACTACGGTGTCGCGGTTTAGATAAGGCTTTAGCTCCTCATATTTTGACATCTTGCACCTCATCGACATACTCGGCTATCGCTTCGGCTACTTTGTAGGCGTTTAAATACGCCTGCGCCTTTTTGCGATCTTTGATAAATCTCATCTTGCAGTTAGTGCCGTTGGCTCTTTTGTACGGTCTGCTATCGCTTATGCCTAGCTTCTCGAGTTCTACGAAGTATTGATTAGAGTTGCTTATATGAGCTACGTCTGAGGCTGTTACCTCGCCCCGGTCCAGCATTATCCTTACCAGGATTTGTTTATTTGTGCGTGCCTGTCTCATTGTCTCGCTCCGCATTCTTGCCGTTAAAGAATTGATCGCACTCTAAAGCATCAAACAGGGTTACTCTCTCGCCCACCTTTACAGGCTTTAGGTATCCTTTTTTAGTGTAATTCCAGATTGTGCTTTGGCTTACCCCGTAAATCTTTGCCACCTCATAAGCTCTTAGTTTTTTTCTTTCGTGTGTAGTTTGTTGCATTACATTGACCTTTATTTGTTTTTATTCAAGCTTGATGAGGGTATTGTTGCATAAATTAAATTTTTAGCATAACGATAAAATGGCGTTTTTTGGGTGGGTTTTGAGGTAATTAAAGTATTAAAAAGCTATTGGATTTTGATGTCAAAATCTATTAAAAAAATAGCTATTTTTTGCTAAAGATTATTTTATTTTAGCTCAAGGTATGTTTGGTAGGCGTCTTTAACGGCATTATGAAATTCATTGCGTTTAATCGGCATTGCTATGCCCAGCCCTAAAATATCGCTTAGAGCTAATAACGCCTCCTGTGTATCCCAAAATCCGGTTATCGTCTCAATGTCTCTTTCTGATTGAGCATAACCGCGCAAAAGAGGGATTAGCGATATTATCTCATCAAAAGTTAAGGCCCCCTGCGTGAGCGTGTAAAGAGTGGGCATAACATCGTTTTTTATTTCAATATCAAATAAAATTTTAAGGCTTTCTGGGTCTTTATTGTCTGCTTCAAAATAACAATCAAAAAGCAAATCAGCCAATAAGTCGCAAGCGAATTCTGCACTATCTCCGCGCCTAAAAAATTCTTTTTTTACTCCTATTCTTTTTAAAAAATTTGGGATACTGTCTTTAAAAAAATGCTTCTCGATAATTTCTTTTTGGAGTTTATTAAGCCTTTTTAAATCGTTTAAAATTTTCTTGCTTTTCATCTCGCCTCTTTTGCAATTTGTTACCTCATCGCTAATCATATCTATTAAAGCAATAAAAACAACTTCTTTTATATCGTCGCGATTATCCGTATCAAAATACGGCGTGCAAATTTCATTTGAGGCGTTGTCTAGCTTCTCTAAAGTGTCCGCGCTTGCCTTTTCTATGTCGGTTTTTTTAATACCTTGTAAAAAAATATTTAGCCTCTTGCACGATATTAAGAATTTTAACATTTCGGCGTTAAATGCAAAGCTGCGCCCTAATGAAACGTTTTTAAATTTGTCCGCATCGATAAAAGCCAAAAGTTCATCAACGATAGAATTCTCATGTTGCTTTAGCTTTTTTGCCATCTTTATCGCTCCTTATTTCTCAAATTTAGTATAAATCCACTCCACCACTCAAAGAGCCCTCTAAGCTCGTTTAAAAAGGTCGCTTTTTCGCTGTATGATAACTCCACCCTGTCGCCGTGCAGGTGGTCTAACGCCTTGTTGATTGCTTCCGTGCTAGTGTTGTGTTGCTCTCGGTAGTTGTAAACGGCTGTTTT
Coding sequences within it:
- a CDS encoding helix-turn-helix transcriptional regulator, whose product is MQQTTHERKKLRAYEVAKIYGVSQSTIWNYTKKGYLKPVKVGERVTLFDALECDQFFNGKNAERDNETGTHK